The following proteins are co-located in the Pan troglodytes isolate AG18354 chromosome 5, NHGRI_mPanTro3-v2.0_pri, whole genome shotgun sequence genome:
- the PSMG4 gene encoding proteasome assembly chaperone 4 isoform X1, with amino-acid sequence MEGLVVAAGGDVSLHNFSARLWEQLVHFHVMRLTDSLFLWVGATPHLRNLAVAMCSRYDSIPVSTSLLGDTSDTTSTGLAQRLGLGGKTGLACECGVERGLSKGHEAECSTPPTPQHTSCGPARKTNKQVFVSYNLQNTDSNFALLVENRIKEEMEAFPEKF; translated from the exons ATGGAGGGGCTGGTTGTCGCCGCCGGCGGGGACGTCTCCCTGCACAACTTCAGCGCGAGGCTGTGGGAGCAGCTGGTCCACTTCCACGTCATGCGGCTGACGGACTCGCTGTTCCTGTGGGTGGGGGCCACGCCGCACCTGCGCAACCTCGCCGTGGCCATGTGCAGCCGCTAC GACTCCATCCCCGTGTCCACCTCCCTCCTTGGAGACACTTCCGACACGACCTCTACTGGCCTTGCCCAGCGCCTAG GGCTCGGAGGGAAGACTGGCCTGGCCTGTGAGTGTGGCGTAGAGCGGGGATTAAGCAAAGGTCATGAGGCTGAATGCTCCACTCCTCCCACACCCCAACACACTTCCTGTGGGCCAG ccAGGAAGACCAACAAACAGGTGTTTGTCAGCTATAACCTTCAGAACACAGACAGTAACTTCGCATTACTTGTAGAAAACAGGATCAAGGAAGAGATGGAGGCTTTCCCCGAAAAGTTCTAG
- the PSMG4 gene encoding proteasome assembly chaperone 4 isoform X2 has product MEGLVVAAGGDVSLHNFSARLWEQLVHFHVMRLTDSLFLWVGATPHLRNLAVAMCSRYDSIPVSTSLLGDTSDTTSTGLAQRLARKTNKQVFVSYNLQNTDSNFALLVENRIKEEMEAFPEKF; this is encoded by the exons ATGGAGGGGCTGGTTGTCGCCGCCGGCGGGGACGTCTCCCTGCACAACTTCAGCGCGAGGCTGTGGGAGCAGCTGGTCCACTTCCACGTCATGCGGCTGACGGACTCGCTGTTCCTGTGGGTGGGGGCCACGCCGCACCTGCGCAACCTCGCCGTGGCCATGTGCAGCCGCTAC GACTCCATCCCCGTGTCCACCTCCCTCCTTGGAGACACTTCCGACACGACCTCTACTGGCCTTGCCCAGCGCCTAG ccAGGAAGACCAACAAACAGGTGTTTGTCAGCTATAACCTTCAGAACACAGACAGTAACTTCGCATTACTTGTAGAAAACAGGATCAAGGAAGAGATGGAGGCTTTCCCCGAAAAGTTCTAG